The stretch of DNA ACGACACCTGTATGGAGACGCTGGTCGTCGAGGGGGCCGCCGGCGACATCACGGAACTGGCCAACCGACTGCGCGCGCTGGGCGGGGTCCAGCAGGTGAAAGTCGTCGTCGTCGACGAGTAGCCGTCCCCGGGTGGGGTCGTGAACGTCTGACCGCCGCGCCGTCCAGAACGCCACTCGCTAGCGCGGCTATCACGGCCCTTATCAGTGGACGCACTCGTATCCCACGTATGGAAATCGTACCGGACACGAGCGTGGTCATCGACGGCCGCGTGTCCGAGCAGGTCGAAGCCGACGCCGACGCGGCGTCCGAGGCCGACGGCAAGGGCTTCGCCGGGGCGACGGTCGTCGTCCCCGAGGCCGTGGTCGGCGAACTCGAGGCCCAGGCCAACGACGGCCGCGAGACCGGGTGGGAGGGACTCGAAGAGCTCCAGCGACTCGTCGACCTCGCCGACGATGGGACCGTCGACGTCGAGTACGTCGGCCGGCGGCCCGACGCCATCGAGAAGCGCGAGGCCGGCGAGGGCGAGATCGACGCGCTCATCCGGGACGTGGCACAGGACCGCGCGGCGACGCTCGTGACAAGCGACGACGTCCAGGCCGAGGTCGCACGCGCGAAGGGACTCGACGTCGAGTTCCTCGACCCCGTCGTCCGCGACTTCGACCGCCTGCAGATCGAGAACTTCTTCGACGAGTCGACGATGAGCGTCCACCTGAAGACCGGGGTCGCTCCCTACGCCAAGAAGGGGTCGATCGGCGATATGCACTACCAGCCGATCCGCGACGACCCCGCCACCGAGGACGAGCTCCGGGACTACGCCGCCGACATCGAGGACGCGGCGCGGGCCTCGCCCGACGGCTTCGTCGAACTCTCCGAGCCGGGGATGACGATCGTCCAGTTCCGCGACCTGCGGATCGCCATCGCCCGCCCGCCGTTCTCCGACGGCCTGGAGATCACGGCGGTCCGGCCCATCGTCAAGACCGAACTCGACGACTACGAGCACGCCGACGAGCTGCGCGACCGCCTGACCGAGCACCAGCGGGGCGTCCTCATCTCGGGGTCCCCCGGAGCCGGGAAGTCCACGTTCGCACAGGCGGTGGGGGAGTTCCTCGTCGACGCCGACTACGCGGTCAAGACGATGGAGAAGCCCCGCGACCTCCAGGTCGGCGAGGAGATCACCCAGTACACCGAACTCGGCGGGTCGATGGAGAAGACCGCCGACTCGCTTTTGATGGTCCGGCCCGACTACACCATCTACGACGAGGTCCGCAAGACCGACGACTTCGAGGTGTTCGCGGACATGCGGCTGGCCGGCGTCGGGATGGTCGGGGTCGTCCACGCGACCCGGGCCATCGACGCCCTCCAGCGGCTCATCGGCCGCGTCGAGCTGGGCCTGATCCCCCAGATCGTCGACACCGTCGTCTACATCGAGGCCGGCGAGGTGGACACGGTCTACGACGTGACCACGGAGGTGAAGGTCCCGCAGGGGCTGATGGAGGAGGACCTCGCGCGCCCGGTCATCGTCGTCCGGGACTTCGAGACCGGCCGGCCCGAGTACGAGATCTACACGTTCAACCGCCAGGTCGTCACCGTGCCGCTGAACGAGGACGACGACGGGGACGACTCCGGCGTCGACCGCCTCGCCAAACAGGAGGTCGAGCGGGAGATCCGCTCGATCGCCCACGGCCACGTCGAGGTGGAGCTCAAGGGGCCCAACACCGCCGTCGTCTGGGTCGAGGAGGGCGACATCTCGCAGGTCATCGGCAAGGGCGGGGGCCGCATCTCCGACGTCGAGAACCGCCTGGGCATCGACATCGACGTCCGGTCGCTCGAGGAGAAACCGAGCGGTCCCTCCGGCGGACCGGCGACGGAGTCCGGCGGCCGGCAGGGCGAGATCGTCACCCCCGAGATCACCTCGCGACACGTCATCGTCCCGCTGGAGGGCCACGCCGGCGACACCGTCGAGGTCCAGGCCGACGGCGACTACCTCTTCACCGCGACGGTCTCGCGGGGCGGCGAGATCCAGGTCTCGCGCGGCTCGGGCATCGCGGAGGAGCTAGAGCGGGCGGTCGACCGCGGGAAGACGATCACCGTGGTGCCGTCGTAACACGAACGAGCATCCGCGGCGGGAGGCCGCGGTTCTCGCTCACGAACGGAGTGAGTGAGCGCGGAGCGCCCGCCGACCGCCCCGGCGTGAGCGGCTAGTCGTCGTCCTGGGGCGCGGCGCTCGGTCCGCCCGAGAAGACGAACTCGTGTTCCGCCTCGGTGGTGAAGTGCCCGAGGATCTCCGAGAGCGGGATGACGTAGCGGACGAGCTCGTCGGCCCGCGCGGAGACCTCGTTCAGTTCGGCGGCCTGTTCCTCGGCGGCCCCGGCGACGTTCTCGGCCTCGGCCATCGTGTCCTCGGTGCGGCCGGCGACGTCGGTCAGCGTGGCGGCCACGTCGTCGAGGTGGGCCTGTGCCTGCTGGGGATCGCCGGCGTCCAGCGCGGCGACGGCCTCGTCGACCGTCTCGGCGGCCTGCTGGAGGTCGTCGCGCTGGCGGCTGGCGTCGTCGGAGATCCGCTGGATGGACTCGGCGACCTGCTCGGCGGCGTCCCTGACCGTCGTGGCGCTCTCGCCGACGACGCGGCCGGACTCCTCGACCCGGTCGGAGAAGGACTTGAGCTGACCGACCGTCTTCTCCAGCTCCTCGATCATCGCGTTGAAGTCCTCGGCGATGGCGTCCATCGCGTCGTTCTCGCCGTCACCCTCGAGGCGCTGGGTGAGGTCGCCGGCGGCGGCCCGCTCCATCACCTCGGAGTACTCCGCGGCGCGGTTCTGGAGGTGGGCGTTGGTCTCGACGACCTCGTCGCGGGCGACCTGGGCCTTCTTGCGCTCGCGCTCGGCCTCGGCGATCTGGTCCTGCAGGGAGTCACGCATCGCGGCGAAGCCGTCGTAGAGCTGACCGACGGTGTCGATCCGGCCCGACTGGACCTCGACGTCGAGGTCGCCGTTCCGCATCTGCTCGGTCTTGCGGGTCAGCCGGTCGATGGCCCGCGTGGTGTTGCGCCCGAGGACGGCACCGAGGACCCCGATGGCCGCGACGCCGAGCAGCGTCGCCCACAGCCCCTGGTTGGCGACCCGGCGGACGGTCCCGTAGGCGGCCTGGATGTCGGTGTGGACCAGGACGACCCAGTCGGTGCCGACGACCTGCGCGTAGCCGACGACGTAGTCGCTGTCGGCCAGGGCGGCGGTTGCGTCGAGCGCGCCCGCACCCGGGCCGGCACGCATCGCGCCCGACTCCGCGGGACCGAGTTCGCGGGCGACGCCGGGGGCGTCGTTGCCGGCCCCGTACCGGTCCAGCAGGAGGCTGTTGTTCGACTGGTGGAACAGGACGCGGTTCCGGCCGTCGACGACCAGCGACGTGCTCTCGCCGGAACCGAAGCGGGTCCCGGTGAACTGCGCCAGCGGCACCGTGTAGACGACGTACTCGCCGTCGGCGTCGGCGACCGGCGTGACGTAGGCGATGCGGGGGGTCGTCCCGCTCAGCGTCGCCTCGCTCGTGTACGCGTCGGTGAGTCTCGTCTGGGTCGTCCCCTCGATGGCCGAGCGCAGCGTGGCGTTGAGCTCGGAGAGGGGCTCGCCATCGAGGCTGGACTTGGTCGAGACCGTGACCCGCCCGCTCGCCGCGTCCACGTAGTGGAGGTTGGGGAGCGTGTCGTCGCCGTAGTCACGACCCCGCATCTCGGCGTTGAACCGGTCGTGGATGGCCTCGGTGTCGCCGGAGGCGACGGCCCCCGATCGCGCCATCGTCTCGACGAAGTTCCTGTTGCGGGTGTTCCAGGCCGCTCTCCCCTCGGCACCCTGTTTGGCCATCGTCGCGTGTTCGGTCAGCACCTGCTGTTCGAACTCCGTCCTGATCTGCTCCGTGCCGACGGCTCCCACGCCGCCGACGAACAGGCCGATACAGAGGAGCGCGATGAAGAACTTGAGCGCGAACCGACGGCGGACGAACTCCGGCGTCGCCGTCCGGAGCGCCCGCGTGAGGGGGTTCGGATCGGGGCCGGCGTCGCCGTTCATCGCGACCCCGTCCCCCGGCTCGTCTCCACCCCGTCACTTCGCGACGCTCTCACGATCGGTATCGTGTGTTCGGCCACCATACCACAAGCAGTGAACTACTATTTCATAATACTTTTTCGAAACTCGGTGACTCGAGAGCGGTCGGCCGGCGGCTCACGACGCCGGCCACGGCTGACGGCGTGACGACTGGGATCGCGGACGAGCGGAGAAGACGGTCGTCCGGCGGCGGTCGGACGGTAGTCGGTCGCCTCGGGCGTCGCCGCTCGGGACCGGCGACCGAAGAACGCGGGACGGCGGGCGGTCTCAGTCGGAGACGGCGGCGTCGGCCTGCTCGGCGGGCTGGTCGGTGATCTCGTAGAGGTTCTGCCGGGCGTCGGCGAAGTAGACGTCCTCCTCGATGACCCCGACCTCGTCGAGTCGTTCCAGCGCGTAGCGGACGGTCCGGGCCGAGAGCATCGACTCCTCGACGATGCCCTTCTGGGTGAGCGGCCCGTCGTACTCGAGCACCTTGTAAACGAGCTTCGCGCTCGGAGGAAGGTCCGCGATAGCCTCCTCGTCGGATTCCGTCATTACAGGCTCCAAATGTCGCCGGATGCATAAAGATTGAGGAGTCCGTTCGCAAGACGGGCGCTCGCGGGGGAAGACGGGTGCGCCGGGAGCCCACGGCGGGACGCTGGCCGGGTCCCGGAACCGCGCCCCTTTTGGTGGCGGGTCGTCCACTATCGGGTATGGCAACGGATACGGCGGACGGGATGAGTTCCCACATGCGAGGGCTCACCGTCACGACGATAACGGCGGTCGCGGGCATCGCCGCGGCGTTCGTCTCGAACGCGGTGGCGGCGAGCTCGACGGACATCGTCGGCGTCCTCGTCGTCGCGGCCGCCGTGCTCGCACAGTTCCCGGTCCTCCGGGTCGTCGGCATCGACACCGACGACCTCTCGACGAAGGACGTCCTCTACGTCGCGTTTATGACGTTCGCGCTCTGGTTCGTCACCTGGGGCATCCTGCTGACCGCAGGGGTGTAACCGATGGCGGACGACAGCATCGCGGTCGTGGACCTAGAGCGGTGTCAGCCCGACCGCTGCAACTACGAGTGTATGAACTACTGCCCGCCCAACCGCAGCGGGAAGGAGTGCATCGTCAAGCGCGGCGAGGCCCACGAGGACGACGAGGAGTTCGAGGGGAAACCCGACCAGGTCGCCATCTCGGAGGAGATCTGTCTGGGCGAGTCCTGCGGGATCTGCGTCAACAAGTGCCCGTTCGACGCCATCGAGATCATCAACCTCCCGCAGGAACTCGACGACGACCCCGTCCACCGCTACGGCGAGAACGCCTTCGCCCTGTACGGCCTGCCGACCCCACAGGAGGGGCAGGTCACGGGGATCCTCGGCCCGAACGGCATCGGGAAGACCACCGCCGTCCGCATCCTCGCGGACGAACTGGCACCGAACCTCGGCCGCTACGGCGACCGGCCGGGCTGGGACGAGATCTTAGACGAGTACCGCGGGACCGCCCTGCAGGAGTACCTCGAACAGATGCGGGACGGCGACGTCGACGTGGCCCGCAAGCCCCAGTACGTCGACCGCATCCCCGACCAGTTCGACGGGAAGGCCCGCGAACTGCTCGAACAGACCGACGAGCGGGGCGAACTGGACGCCCTGATCGAGCGGACCGGGATCGGCCCGGTCGTCGACAACCACATCGACGACCTCTCGGGCGGCGAGCTCCAGCGGGTCGCGCTGGTCGCGACGCTGGCCCGCGACGCCGACTTCTACTTCCTCGACGAGATCACGCCGTACCTGGACATCGGCCAGCGGATGACCGCCGCCCGGCTCATCCGCGAACTCGCGGAGGACGGGGACCGCTCGATGCTCGTCGTCGAGCACGACCTCGCCATCCTCGACCTGCTGGCGGACAACATCAACGTCGCCTACGGGTCGCCGGGCGCGTTCGGCGTCATCACGTCGCCCAAGTCGACGAAGAAGGGGATCAACGAGTACCTCTCGGGATACCTGGAGAACGAGAACATGCGGGTCCGCCAGACCGAGATCGAGTTCGAGGAACACGCCCCCCGGACCGCCTCGACCGGCGACGTCGTCATCGAGTACCCCGACCTCACGAAGTCCTACGGCGAGGGCGAGTTCTCGCTGCAGGTCGAGGCCGGCACGATCCGCGAGAGCGAGGTGCTGGGCGTGGTCGGCCCCAACGGCATCGGGAAGTCCACCTTCGCGAAGATGCTCGCGGGCCGGCTCGACCCCACGGAGGGCGAGGTCGACACCCGACTGGACATCGCCTACAAGCCACAGTACATCGAGATCGACCAGCCGATGCGGGTCGACGCCTTCCTCTCGTCGATCACCGACGACTTCGGGACCTCCTACTGGAACACGGAGATCGCCCAGCCGCTGCAACTGGAGTCCGTGATGGAGCAGCAACTGACGGACCTCTCGGGCGGGGAGCGCCAGCGGGTCGCCATCGCGGCCTGCCTCTCGAAGGACGCCGACCTCTACCTGCTGGACGAGCCCTCGGCCCACCTCGACGTCGAACAGCGGGTGCTGGCGACCTCGGCCATCCGCCGGTACGCCGAGAACCACGACGCCACGGCGATGGTCATCGACCACGACATCTACATGATCGACCTGCTGGCCGACCGCCTGCTGGTGTTCGAGGGCGAGCCGGCCAAGCGCGGCCACGCCGCGCCGCCACAGGGGATGCGCGAGGGGATGAACGAGTTCCTCGCGAACCTCGACATCACCTTCCGCCGGGACGAGCGCACCTCCCGGCCCCGCATCAACAAGCCGGGGTCGCAGCTGGACCGCCAGCAGAAGAACGCCGGCGAGTACTACTACGCGCCCGATCAGGCCTGAGGCACGCGTTCCTCGCCGCCCGGCTGGCCGCGACACCGCCGTGATCGAGTGCGTCACGCTCGGCGCTGCCGCTGTCGTTGCGCGTCCGCTCGGTGGGCGTGGCGCTGCCGTCGAAAAAACCGAGTTACGCCGCGGGGTCGCTGGTGTCGCCGGTCTCGGACCCCGCGACGGCGTCGTCGAGCCCGTCGGCGACCTCCGTCGGGTCGAACTCGTCGTCCGGGCGCAGCTCCCGGTCGGGCGAGTCGTCGTCCTGTCGTTCGGTGACCGATTCCCCACCGGTGACGTCGACGAAGATGTCACCGAGTTCGTCCGCTCGGTCGCTGGACTGACTCTTGCTCATTACGCGTGAAGCTATACCACGAGGGGGATTAGGCGCACGTCCTAACTCGTTAGGCACGCTCCCGTCCGGCGATCACAGCACGTTCCGCTGGCAGGACCCACACAGCGACGTCTCCTTGACGTCGACCTGCCGGACCGTCGGCGAGAAGTTCATCACGCAGCGCTTGTTGTCGCAGTGTTCCAGGCCGAGGGTGTGCCCGATCTCGTGGACGACCTCCTTGCGGACCCGCTGGGAGAAGATCTCGCCGGCCGAGCGGTCCGAGAAGCCGCCGTCCGAGGAGGTCTGCAGGCGGTACGTCGAGATGACGCTGCCGGAGCCACCGAGGTAGGCCAGCCCGAAGACGTAGTTGCGGCGGCGGTAGAACAGGTCCTTGGGCGTGATGGCGATGTTCTTCCCGCCCGAGCCGACCCGGCGTGCGAGGTCGATGAACTCCTCGGCGCGGTACTGATCGCGGTCGCCATCGTACGCACCGGCGGGGACCGACTGGGGGTCGTGCATCGTGACCTCGCAGTCGTAGGTCCCTCGGAGGCCGTCCGACGCCTCGCGCTTGACCCGCGCGGAGACGTCGCCCACCGGCACGATGTCGACGTGCATAGGAACCCATATGCGACGGCGGCGCTTAAACATCC from Haloarcula litorea encodes:
- a CDS encoding PINc/VapC family ATPase encodes the protein MEIVPDTSVVIDGRVSEQVEADADAASEADGKGFAGATVVVPEAVVGELEAQANDGRETGWEGLEELQRLVDLADDGTVDVEYVGRRPDAIEKREAGEGEIDALIRDVAQDRAATLVTSDDVQAEVARAKGLDVEFLDPVVRDFDRLQIENFFDESTMSVHLKTGVAPYAKKGSIGDMHYQPIRDDPATEDELRDYAADIEDAARASPDGFVELSEPGMTIVQFRDLRIAIARPPFSDGLEITAVRPIVKTELDDYEHADELRDRLTEHQRGVLISGSPGAGKSTFAQAVGEFLVDADYAVKTMEKPRDLQVGEEITQYTELGGSMEKTADSLLMVRPDYTIYDEVRKTDDFEVFADMRLAGVGMVGVVHATRAIDALQRLIGRVELGLIPQIVDTVVYIEAGEVDTVYDVTTEVKVPQGLMEEDLARPVIVVRDFETGRPEYEIYTFNRQVVTVPLNEDDDGDDSGVDRLAKQEVEREIRSIAHGHVEVELKGPNTAVVWVEEGDISQVIGKGGGRISDVENRLGIDIDVRSLEEKPSGPSGGPATESGGRQGEIVTPEITSRHVIVPLEGHAGDTVEVQADGDYLFTATVSRGGEIQVSRGSGIAEELERAVDRGKTITVVPS
- a CDS encoding methyl-accepting chemotaxis protein, with the translated sequence MNGDAGPDPNPLTRALRTATPEFVRRRFALKFFIALLCIGLFVGGVGAVGTEQIRTEFEQQVLTEHATMAKQGAEGRAAWNTRNRNFVETMARSGAVASGDTEAIHDRFNAEMRGRDYGDDTLPNLHYVDAASGRVTVSTKSSLDGEPLSELNATLRSAIEGTTQTRLTDAYTSEATLSGTTPRIAYVTPVADADGEYVVYTVPLAQFTGTRFGSGESTSLVVDGRNRVLFHQSNNSLLLDRYGAGNDAPGVARELGPAESGAMRAGPGAGALDATAALADSDYVVGYAQVVGTDWVVLVHTDIQAAYGTVRRVANQGLWATLLGVAAIGVLGAVLGRNTTRAIDRLTRKTEQMRNGDLDVEVQSGRIDTVGQLYDGFAAMRDSLQDQIAEAERERKKAQVARDEVVETNAHLQNRAAEYSEVMERAAAGDLTQRLEGDGENDAMDAIAEDFNAMIEELEKTVGQLKSFSDRVEESGRVVGESATTVRDAAEQVAESIQRISDDASRQRDDLQQAAETVDEAVAALDAGDPQQAQAHLDDVAATLTDVAGRTEDTMAEAENVAGAAEEQAAELNEVSARADELVRYVIPLSEILGHFTTEAEHEFVFSGGPSAAPQDDD
- a CDS encoding ArsR family transcriptional regulator; amino-acid sequence: MTESDEEAIADLPPSAKLVYKVLEYDGPLTQKGIVEESMLSARTVRYALERLDEVGVIEEDVYFADARQNLYEITDQPAEQADAAVSD
- a CDS encoding ribosome biogenesis/translation initiation ATPase RLI translates to MADDSIAVVDLERCQPDRCNYECMNYCPPNRSGKECIVKRGEAHEDDEEFEGKPDQVAISEEICLGESCGICVNKCPFDAIEIINLPQELDDDPVHRYGENAFALYGLPTPQEGQVTGILGPNGIGKTTAVRILADELAPNLGRYGDRPGWDEILDEYRGTALQEYLEQMRDGDVDVARKPQYVDRIPDQFDGKARELLEQTDERGELDALIERTGIGPVVDNHIDDLSGGELQRVALVATLARDADFYFLDEITPYLDIGQRMTAARLIRELAEDGDRSMLVVEHDLAILDLLADNINVAYGSPGAFGVITSPKSTKKGINEYLSGYLENENMRVRQTEIEFEEHAPRTASTGDVVIEYPDLTKSYGEGEFSLQVEAGTIRESEVLGVVGPNGIGKSTFAKMLAGRLDPTEGEVDTRLDIAYKPQYIEIDQPMRVDAFLSSITDDFGTSYWNTEIAQPLQLESVMEQQLTDLSGGERQRVAIAACLSKDADLYLLDEPSAHLDVEQRVLATSAIRRYAENHDATAMVIDHDIYMIDLLADRLLVFEGEPAKRGHAAPPQGMREGMNEFLANLDITFRRDERTSRPRINKPGSQLDRQQKNAGEYYYAPDQA
- a CDS encoding archaemetzincin family Zn-dependent metalloprotease — translated: MHVDIVPVGDVSARVKREASDGLRGTYDCEVTMHDPQSVPAGAYDGDRDQYRAEEFIDLARRVGSGGKNIAITPKDLFYRRRNYVFGLAYLGGSGSVISTYRLQTSSDGGFSDRSAGEIFSQRVRKEVVHEIGHTLGLEHCDNKRCVMNFSPTVRQVDVKETSLCGSCQRNVL